One genomic region from Haloterrigena gelatinilytica encodes:
- a CDS encoding class I SAM-dependent methyltransferase → MTDERERWNDRYGDVEFELPDEPIPELERRIETLPDGRALDVATGTGRNALFLAERGYDVDAIDISDAAIERARDRADERGLEVNWRRADLADVELPTDEYDVLTVSFFAALEHLPDCKDALAPGGVLVYEHHLRSSDPVEVGPSSERFRYRSNDLLRACLDLTILSYAERRRPVAGGTAAVATLVARNSRGGTQSYPMLEE, encoded by the coding sequence AACTCCCCGACGAACCGATCCCCGAACTCGAGCGGCGGATCGAGACGCTACCGGACGGGCGCGCGCTCGACGTCGCGACCGGCACCGGTCGCAACGCCCTCTTTCTCGCCGAGCGCGGCTACGACGTCGACGCGATCGATATCTCCGACGCGGCGATCGAGCGGGCGCGAGACCGAGCCGACGAGCGCGGCCTCGAGGTGAACTGGCGGCGAGCCGACCTGGCCGACGTCGAACTCCCGACCGACGAGTACGACGTGCTCACCGTGAGCTTCTTCGCCGCGCTCGAGCACCTGCCCGATTGCAAGGACGCGCTGGCGCCCGGCGGCGTCCTCGTCTACGAACACCACCTTCGCTCGAGCGATCCCGTCGAGGTCGGCCCCTCGAGCGAGCGTTTCCGGTACCGCTCGAACGACCTCCTGCGGGCGTGTCTCGACCTGACGATCCTCTCCTACGCGGAGCGGCGGCGGCCCGTCGCGGGCGGGACGGCCGCGGTGGCGACGCTGGTCGCGCGCAACTCCCGGGGCGGCACCCAGTCGTATCCGATGCTCGAGGAGTAA